Proteins encoded within one genomic window of Episyrphus balteatus chromosome 1, idEpiBalt1.1, whole genome shotgun sequence:
- the LOC129905542 gene encoding uncharacterized protein LOC129905542, with the protein MCSSTNSLARHKNSTTISFHHQNAQPQPCAFRKIKIKKNDTKTTTHVFGKYSGDQFQTSMTEFTVRNFPPRHPERVKRILCLVETTIPECDPQTCSVCTLRPLVDVFALIQTTFNNSMSSIKMTSETPCPPHYWMQSVRVAIKMCKFVLQIHCDESILFPSTVVCMKRLSFV; encoded by the exons ATGTGTAGTAGCACAAATTCTTTGGCACGCCACAAAAATTCCACCACCATTTCTTTCCATCATCAAAATGCACAacctcagccttgtgcatttagaaaaattaaaataaaaaaaaatgatacaaaaaccaCCACCCATGTATTTGGAAAATATAG tggagatcaattccagacatcaatGACTGAGTTTACAGTTCGAAATTTTCCTCCACGCCATCCAGAACGAGTGAAACGAATCTTATGTTTAGTAGAGACTACAATACCTGAGTGTGATCCACAGACTTGTAGT gtcTGCACCCTCCGACCACTTGTTGATGTGTTCGCTCTAATCCAAACAACATTCAACAATTCTATGTCGAGTATAAAAATGACGTCAGAGACTCCTTGCCCGCCACACTATTGGATGCAGTCCGTTCGAGTGGCAATCAAGATGTGCAAGTTCGTATTACAAATACATTGCGATGAAAGCATTTTGTTCCCCTCAACAGTTGTGTGCATGAAGCGACTCTCCTTCGTTTAG
- the LOC129921413 gene encoding uncharacterized protein LOC129921413, with translation MTAEDTDSSGSDYEVEHYVRPDKIRKQVNDDSADLLGNFDDEKRKEIFEGKYDETKDNKNPSDGENDDEEVKDFSGGESGNEAKTNNASDDDEDDEEMEDEKDEEPTTKLTSEQLASLMRGASKANRFVLYVTNLNFDTVKEDLEDYFSQAGEVKSVRIPKKRRGGFAFVEMANIDGFQRAFALHNTDLQGRKIKVQISEAGKKKSANKKNIMKQKNRKLAEMRSEQKFFTKSGKYYDKTLKKEKAKELLARKKWRRKPGPKPT, from the coding sequence atgacTGCAGAAGACACAGATTCAAGTGGCAGTGACTACGAAGTGGAACACTACGTTCGTCCAGACAAAATCCGCAAACAAGTAAACGACGATAGTGCTGATTTGCTAGGAAactttgatgatgaaaaaaggaaagaaattttCGAAGGTAAATACGAcgaaacaaaagataataaaaaccCTAGCGACGGAGAAAACGACGATGAAGAAGTAAAAGACTTTAGTGGAGGTGAATCTGGAAATGAAGCTAAAACAAATAATGCTtccgatgatgatgaagatgacgaAGAAATGGAAGATGAAAAAGACGAAGAACCAACCACAAAACTAACATCCGAACAATTGGCATCTTTGATGCGTGGCGCTAGCAAAGCCAATCGATTTGTACTGTATGTGACAAATCTGAACTTTGACACAGTTAAAGAAGATTTGGAAGATTACTTTAGCCAAGCTGGCGAAGTGAAAAGTGTTCGTATTCCCAAGAAACGACgaggtggttttgcatttgtcGAGATGGCCAATATTGATGGTTTTCAAAGAGCTTTTGCTCTACACAATACCGATTTGCAGGGCAGGAAGATTAAAGTGCAAATATCGGAAGCTGGCAAGAAGAAATCTGCCAATAAAAAGAATATTATGAAGCAAAAGAATCGAAAGTTGGCTGAAATGAGAAGTGAACAGaaattcttcacaaaaagtggcAAATATTATGATAAGACTTTGAAGAAGGAAAAGGCAAAGGAATTGTTGGCCCGCAAGAAATGGAGGAGAAAGCCTGGGCCAAAACCAACGTAA